Proteins encoded together in one Mobula birostris isolate sMobBir1 chromosome 7, sMobBir1.hap1, whole genome shotgun sequence window:
- the spry4 gene encoding protein sprouty homolog 4, with translation MESRISLGNAGSPASVFQPLLDGRLPYGRLQHTTILPMDQMKPNRLENDYVENPIATQPSRNPSAHSRQPHQERTSGGPRDQGCDHHQLSSQSSLSWTSSSRPGSISSSSSTSSDQRLLDHAAPPSVADQPVCERAVQSQPKSSGSKAIDLKETSQRQETGKHVLLCEGCGKCKCTHCTSPRTFPYCWVCNQSCQCSPQDIVNYATCMCLVRGIFYHCTNEDEEGSCADHPCSCSHSNCCARWCCMGTMSVFLPCLFCYLPATGCVKLAQKFYDTVSRPGCRCKNSNSVYCKVPEVSACSADKPS, from the coding sequence ATGGAGTCTCGGATTTCCCTCGGAAATGCTGGAAGCCCCGCTTCCGTGTTCCAACCCTTGCTGGACGGCCGCTTGCCTTATGGCAGATTGCAACACACCACAATCCTGCCCATGGACCAGATGAAACCAAACCGCCTGGAGAATGATTACGTCGAAAATCCGATCGCCACCCAGCCCAGCAGGAACCCGAGCGCCCACAGCAGGCAGCCCCATCAAGAGAGGACATCCGGTGGCCCCCGCGACCAGGGCTGTGACCACCACCAGCTCTCCAGCCAGAGCAGCCTGTCCTGGACTTCCAGCAGTAGACCTGGTTCaatcagcagcagcagcagtacctcGTCGGATCAGAGGCTGCTGGACCACGCTGCCCCGCCGTCCGTGGCCGATCAGCCTGTCTGTGAGAGGGCCGTTCAATCACAGCCCAAGTCATCCGGCTCCAAAGCGATCGATCTTAAAGAGACCTCCCAGCGACAGGAGACTGGCAAGCACGTGTTACTCTGCGAGGGCTGCGGGAAATGCAAGTGTACTCACTGCACCTCACCCAGAACTTTTCCCTACTGCTGGGTTTGCAATCAGAGTTGTCAGTGCAGCCCGCAGGACATTGTGAACTATGCGACCTGCATGTGTCTAGTCAGAGGAATTTTCTATCACTGTACCAATGAGGACGAGGAGGGCTCCTGCGCAGACCACCCGTGTTCCTGTTCCCACTCTAACTGCTGTGCCCGCTGGTGCTGCATGGGCACCATGTCCGTGTTCCTGCCTTGCTTGTTCTGCTACCTGCCGGCGACTGGGTGCGTCAAGCTGGCGCAGAAGTTTTATGACACGGTCAGTAGGCCGGGCTGCCGTTGCAAGAATTCCAACAGCGTGTACTGCAAGGTTCCGGAGGTGTCGGCCTGCAGTGCGGACAAACCCTCATGA